Proteins encoded by one window of Modestobacter marinus:
- a CDS encoding benzaldehyde dehydrogenase, with translation MALLEDGAWRGKIWTGSWTDGSGGTYTAVEPATGAELGEVGKATPADVEKAGARAVQAQREWAALPFEQRAAVLRRAGDLLTEHTAEIKEWLARESGAIQPFGDFQVHTSAQECYEASALPSHPYGELLRSGSPRLSFARRVPAGVVGVIAPFNVPTILAIRAIAPALALGNAVVLKPDPRTAVCGGAVFARVFEEAGLPAGVFQVLPGGADVGQALVTDPAVRVIAFTGSTKAGRSVGALAGQHLKRAHLELGGNSALIVMGDVDVTAAASVGAWGTFAHQGQICMATSRHLVHESIAEEYTAVLTSKVENLPVGDTWRDQVALGPIIDAGQRDRVHGLVTASVDSGATVRTGGTYEGLFYRPTVLGDVPVDSPAYQEEIFGPVAPVTPFSSLDEVAAMAAGTEYGLSLGILTRDVYAGLQLAERIPSGLVHINDQTVNDEAVAPFGGVGASGTGSRHGGPQANIEAFTETQWVTLRGDLPAYPF, from the coding sequence ATGGCACTGCTCGAGGACGGCGCGTGGCGCGGCAAGATCTGGACCGGCTCCTGGACCGACGGCAGCGGGGGCACCTACACCGCGGTCGAGCCGGCCACCGGGGCCGAGCTGGGTGAGGTCGGCAAGGCGACCCCCGCCGACGTGGAGAAGGCCGGCGCCCGCGCGGTCCAGGCGCAGCGGGAGTGGGCCGCGCTGCCGTTCGAGCAGCGCGCCGCGGTGCTCCGCCGGGCCGGGGACCTGCTGACCGAGCACACCGCGGAGATCAAGGAGTGGCTGGCCCGCGAGTCCGGCGCCATCCAGCCCTTCGGCGACTTCCAGGTGCACACCAGCGCCCAGGAGTGCTACGAGGCCTCGGCGCTGCCCAGCCACCCCTACGGCGAGCTGCTGCGCAGCGGCTCGCCCCGGCTGTCCTTCGCCCGGCGGGTGCCGGCCGGCGTGGTCGGGGTCATCGCGCCGTTCAACGTGCCGACCATCCTGGCCATCCGGGCCATCGCCCCGGCCCTGGCGCTGGGCAACGCGGTGGTCCTCAAGCCCGACCCGCGCACCGCCGTCTGCGGCGGCGCGGTGTTCGCCCGGGTCTTCGAGGAGGCCGGGCTTCCGGCCGGGGTGTTCCAGGTGCTGCCCGGCGGCGCCGACGTCGGGCAGGCCCTGGTCACCGACCCCGCCGTCCGGGTCATCGCCTTCACCGGCTCCACCAAGGCCGGCCGCTCGGTCGGCGCGCTCGCCGGGCAGCACCTCAAGCGGGCGCACCTGGAGCTGGGCGGCAACTCCGCTCTCATCGTGATGGGCGACGTCGACGTGACCGCCGCGGCCTCGGTCGGCGCGTGGGGCACCTTCGCCCACCAGGGGCAGATCTGCATGGCGACCAGCCGGCACCTGGTGCACGAGTCGATCGCCGAGGAGTACACCGCCGTCCTCACCAGCAAGGTGGAGAACCTGCCGGTCGGGGACACCTGGCGCGACCAGGTGGCGCTCGGGCCGATCATCGACGCCGGCCAGCGCGACCGGGTGCACGGCCTGGTCACCGCCAGCGTCGACAGCGGCGCCACGGTGCGCACCGGCGGGACGTACGAGGGGCTGTTCTACCGGCCGACCGTGCTCGGCGACGTGCCCGTCGACTCCCCGGCCTACCAGGAGGAGATCTTCGGCCCGGTGGCGCCGGTGACGCCGTTCTCCTCCCTCGACGAGGTGGCGGCGATGGCGGCCGGCACCGAGTACGGGCTGAGCCTGGGCATCCTCACCCGTGACGTCTACGCCGGGCTGCAGCTGGCCGAGCGGATCCCGTCGGGCCTGGTGCACATCAACGACCAGACGGTCAACGACGAGGCGGTCGCCCCGTTCGGTGGGGTGGGCGCCTCGGGCACCGGCTCCCGGCACGGCGGCCCGCAGGCCAACATCGAGGCGTTCACCGAGACCCAGTGGGTCACGCTGCGCGGGGACCTGCCGGCCTACCCGTTCTGA